The window TCAGTTCAGGCGTGACGGTGAGGGGGTAGTCGCCGGCGTCGAAGAAGACGACCTCGGCGCCGAGGGTGGCGGCGGCGGCCTCGGCCTCCGCACGGCGCATCTCCTTGATCTCCTCCAGCGACCTGCCCTCACGCCAGGCCTTCGCGGACTCACCGCGTTCGCCGTAGGTCAGGCACGCGATGGTGACCTTCTCACCACGCGAGGCGGCGAGGGCGACGGCCCCACCCGCCCGCCACACGAAGTCCCCGGCATGCGCGGTGATGACAAGCGTGGATCGTGGGGTGGGGGGCGTCGGCGGTGGTGACGTACCGGCCACGTTGCCATGCGTCATTGTTGCAATCTCCTTGGTGGACAAGCCGGTTGGCCCACCCCGAGGTGTCACTCGCGCAACGCGTCGATCACACCCGAAAGGTGGGCGCGGACGGCCGCTTCGGCCGCCTGCGGGTCCCGGGCCCTGATCGCCTCGATCATGGCCAGATGCTCACCCAGGGACTTCTGGGGCCGCCCCGGTCGCAGCGCGAGCTGGAAACGGTGGCGCACCAGCTGCCCGTTGAGCCGCTCCAGCAGTTCCACGGCCGTCTGCTGGCCGGAGAACTGCCTGATGAGGGCGTGCAGTTCGTGATTGAGGTCGGAGTAGGTCACCGGCTCGCCGTCGGCGACGGCCTTGGACATCGCCTCGCCCACGTCGACCAGCCGGGTCAGCTGTTCGTCCGTGACCGCGACGGCCGCCTTGGCCGCGCACAGCCCTTCGAGGACCATGCGGCACTCGGTGATGGCGACCGCCTCCTCCACGGTCACCACCCGCACCCGCGAACCGCGGTTGCGGATCCGCTCGACCAGTCCCTCCGACTCCAACTCGATCAGTGCCGCCCGCACACTGGCCCGTGTCACACCGAACTGCTCGGCGAGTTCGTTCTCCACCAGCCGCTGGGCCGGTGCCATCTCGCCACGCAGGATCGCCTGCCGCAGCTGTGTGAGCGCGTGCTGCCTGGCCTGCTCTCCGGTGCTCGGACGGGCTTGTTTCGGCATGTGTGCCCCCTGAGTGAGTGCCTGTCGAACCTAAATCTAGACGAACAAGATTGTCAACAATTTTGTTCCCCATATGGTGCGGGCACACCACCGAGGGCCCTGACACCCGCGGTTGCGGATGTCAGGGCCCTCAGGAGTTTCTGCGAGCGGTTCCCCGCGATCAGGCGGCGACGGGGAACCCCGCCGTGCGGAAGACGCGGCGCTCGGCGTCCACGGCGAACACCTCGCAGCCTTCCCGCGCGGCGGCCCAGTCGATCCCGTCCGCGCCCATCGCGAACGCCGCGGTCGCCGTCGCGTCCGCCTCGGTCAGGGACTGGGCCACGACCGTGAGACTGAGCAGTCCGGTCGCCGGACGTCCGGTGCGGCCGTCGAGGATGTGGTCACCCCGCTCGTACCGCCCGGAGGTGGCCACCGCTCCGTCGGTGATCTCCAGGACCGCGCACAACCGGTCGGCCTGTTCCGGGTGGCGCACTCCCACCCGCCACGGACGGCCGGCGGACACCACATCGCCGCCGGCGTTCAGACAGAACGTCCTCACGCCCGCGGCGAGCAGCGACTCGGCCGCCCGCTGCACCGCCCAGCCCTTGACCATCGCGCAGGGGTCGAGTCCGCGGCCGGGCAGCCGCACCTGGAACGCGCCCCCGCTCGCGACCCGGTACTCCTCGCACAGGTCGAGCACCTCGACGAGGTCCGCGCTGAGCTCGTGGGCTTCGAGCTCTCCCCGGCCCAGCCTCGACACCTCGCTGTCGGCGATGAACGGGCTGAACCGCGCGTCGACCTCCCGCAGCCACGCGAACACCCGGTCCGCGGCCACGGACGCACCCCCATCGGGGTCGGGGTCGTCGATCCGCAGGGAGATCGGCAGCCCCATGATGTGCTCGACTCGGCGCACTTCCTCAGCCGTCGACATCACGATCAGCCCTTCGCGTCGATGGCGGCTTGAAGAGACTCGACGTACCCGTCGCTCGTGATCGTGGCGCCCGAGACCGCGTCGATGTCGGAGCTCTGCGCCTCCAGCGTCTCCGCGATCAGCTTCGGAACCGCCGCCTTCGTCTGCGGGTGGTTCGGCTGCTGCAGCATCCGCACCGCGTCGATCTTGTCGCCCTCGAAGGTCACCTCCACCTGCACGGTGCCCTTCTCCGTGCCGACGGCCGAACCCGCGACGACCTGGGAGGCGGCGGCGGAGGCGGATGGCGAGGACGAAGAAGAGGAGGAGGACGAAGACGACGAGGAAGACGCCGGCTTCGCGTCGATGGCCGCCTGGAGCGACTCGACGTACCCCTCACTGGTGATCGTGGCGCCGGACACCGCGTCGATGTCGGCGCTCTGCGCCGTGAGCGTCTCCGCGATCAGCTTCGGGACGGCGGCCTTGGTCTGGGGATGGTTCGGCTGCTGCAGCATCCGTACGGAGCTGATCTTGTCGCCGTCGAAGGTCACCTCGACCTGTACGGGACCCTTCTCGGTCTTGATGGTCGAACCGGCGACGACCTGGTTCGAGGTACCCCCCGAGGAGGACGTGGAAGGTGTCGAGGCGGGTTCGGCGACCTCCGTGGTGGACGACGTGTCGGTCGAGGGCGCGTAGCGCCACACCGGGATCAGACCCGCGACGGTCAGGACCAGGACAGGAATGGCTCGTTTCACGGTGTCTCTCTCATCCCGCCAGGCTGAAGCGCTCGAAGTGGATCTGCTGCTTGGGCACGTTCAGCTCGCGCAGGCTGCCCAGCACCGCGTTCATCATCGGCGGCGGCCCGCACAGGAAGACGTCCCGGTCGCCGATGTCCGGCACGAGCCGTACGAGCTCGTGCGGCGCCAGCTTGTCGGGGCTGACCGGCCCGGACACCAGGTGCAGCTCGGCGCCCTTGGCCTGGGCGAGTTCCCGCAGCTCGTCGTAGAGGACCGCGTCCCGGTCCGTGGACACCCGGTAGATGACCACCGCGTGCCCTTCCACCTCCTCCAGCAGGGCCCGGATGGGGGTGACACCCACGCCGCCGGCGATCAGTACGGCCTCCGGCCGGGTCCGGTGCATCGCGGTGAAGGCGCCGTACGGGCCCTCGGCGAAGAC is drawn from Streptomyces liliifuscus and contains these coding sequences:
- a CDS encoding GntR family transcriptional regulator, whose product is MPKQARPSTGEQARQHALTQLRQAILRGEMAPAQRLVENELAEQFGVTRASVRAALIELESEGLVERIRNRGSRVRVVTVEEAVAITECRMVLEGLCAAKAAVAVTDEQLTRLVDVGEAMSKAVADGEPVTYSDLNHELHALIRQFSGQQTAVELLERLNGQLVRHRFQLALRPGRPQKSLGEHLAMIEAIRARDPQAAEAAVRAHLSGVIDALRE
- a CDS encoding FAD:protein FMN transferase; translated protein: MRRVEHIMGLPISLRIDDPDPDGGASVAADRVFAWLREVDARFSPFIADSEVSRLGRGELEAHELSADLVEVLDLCEEYRVASGGAFQVRLPGRGLDPCAMVKGWAVQRAAESLLAAGVRTFCLNAGGDVVSAGRPWRVGVRHPEQADRLCAVLEITDGAVATSGRYERGDHILDGRTGRPATGLLSLTVVAQSLTEADATATAAFAMGADGIDWAAAREGCEVFAVDAERRVFRTAGFPVAA
- a CDS encoding FMN-binding protein; this encodes MKRAIPVLVLTVAGLIPVWRYAPSTDTSSTTEVAEPASTPSTSSSGGTSNQVVAGSTIKTEKGPVQVEVTFDGDKISSVRMLQQPNHPQTKAAVPKLIAETLTAQSADIDAVSGATITSEGYVESLQAAIDAKPASSSSSSSSSSSSSSPSASAAASQVVAGSAVGTEKGTVQVEVTFEGDKIDAVRMLQQPNHPQTKAAVPKLIAETLEAQSSDIDAVSGATITSDGYVESLQAAIDAKG